Proteins encoded within one genomic window of Syntrophorhabdaceae bacterium:
- a CDS encoding GspMb/PilO family protein, translating into METRSKIIKFAIPAIVVLFGLVIYQYGYIKIRAEMSSVREMQVMKSRTLEKYITIISERPLIEARLASSKEQRKADDAKIIEGQTYSLSANTLEDIVKGIITGRGGSISSERVEKPDDLGAFKVVNVSMDVVLPDTRALSDIIYSIETRTPYIIIKELDVRARNIREPRELMVKLRIAALTGGK; encoded by the coding sequence ATGGAAACAAGAAGTAAGATTATAAAGTTTGCCATACCTGCGATTGTTGTGCTCTTCGGTCTTGTAATATACCAGTACGGTTATATAAAGATCCGGGCAGAGATGTCCTCGGTCAGGGAGATGCAGGTGATGAAAAGCAGGACACTGGAAAAATACATAACGATCATCAGCGAGAGGCCCCTGATCGAGGCCAGGCTTGCCTCCTCGAAGGAGCAGAGGAAGGCCGACGACGCGAAGATCATAGAGGGACAGACATATTCCCTTTCCGCCAATACCCTTGAAGATATTGTCAAGGGCATCATCACAGGCAGAGGCGGCTCCATATCGAGCGAGCGGGTTGAAAAACCAGACGATCTCGGTGCGTTCAAGGTCGTCAACGTGAGCATGGACGTGGTCCTGCCTGATACGCGGGCGCTGAGCGACATCATCTACAGCATAGAGACGCGGACGCCTTATATTATTATCAAGGAGCTCGACGTGAGGGCGAGGAACATCAGGGAGCCGAGGGAGCTCATGGTAAAACTGAGAATAGCTGCACTGACAGGTGGAAAATAG
- a CDS encoding PilN domain-containing protein — translation MISRADVERLSTMGADFIVRIVKLWKPVWRVLTLQLMDGMIVPKKVLSVSIERGSLWVVSGSRFLSKIRVMDLRKYTFEEGKYLSPASLVSTISLAIKELRAKHTGITLIIPRDWVIMRTVQLPSTVKENISDVITYELDRLTPLSAENAYYDFRISSEQPEKLTIIVVAARADLINQYLDALREESIDVERVTASLSSLGTLCSYVDPGRDSICLEVDSLGYEAGLIRNNAIVSSLREGFNEKDEKSNVATMVNSLRTIIAAAAQQDEVLPVLVYPGGQNYVALEDQLDIPIRILSNHDIKGKILTDKEDISYTAAGGILESLWPGARGFNLLGKGVHGKTKIPMAVTLVLLFILLVSWIPYAMLPLQREEKRLAEIDRQISLRKEEVGKAEALKKEVQALTNEITAIRDFKEAKPMALVILKELTTILPKSAWLTRIKMTGTTIDIEGYAGSASEILPKLEQSQYFKKVEFTSPTVRDTRLNADRFVVKMEIEGFGKEGGEKTKDGNKK, via the coding sequence ATCCACCATGGGCGCTGATTTTATTGTCAGGATCGTGAAGCTCTGGAAACCTGTCTGGAGGGTTCTTACATTACAGCTCATGGATGGTATGATTGTTCCGAAAAAAGTCCTTTCAGTGTCTATAGAGAGAGGTTCCCTCTGGGTAGTATCAGGGTCAAGGTTTTTATCAAAGATCAGGGTTATGGATCTCAGGAAATACACCTTCGAAGAAGGGAAGTATCTGAGCCCCGCAAGCCTTGTTTCAACCATTTCTCTGGCTATCAAGGAACTGAGAGCCAAACATACGGGAATCACCCTGATCATTCCCAGGGACTGGGTAATTATGAGAACAGTTCAGCTTCCCTCTACCGTGAAAGAGAATATTTCTGATGTGATTACCTACGAACTCGACAGGCTTACACCCCTCAGCGCGGAAAACGCCTACTATGATTTCAGGATATCAAGCGAGCAGCCGGAAAAACTCACCATCATCGTTGTGGCCGCAAGGGCCGACTTGATTAACCAGTATCTGGATGCTCTGCGCGAAGAATCGATAGATGTGGAAAGGGTTACAGCCAGCCTCTCAAGCCTGGGCACACTCTGCAGCTATGTGGACCCGGGTAGAGATTCCATCTGCCTGGAGGTCGATTCACTCGGATACGAAGCAGGCTTGATACGCAATAACGCCATTGTATCCTCTCTTAGAGAGGGTTTTAATGAGAAGGATGAAAAATCGAACGTTGCAACCATGGTTAATTCCTTGAGAACGATCATCGCTGCGGCAGCGCAACAAGACGAAGTCCTTCCTGTCCTTGTTTACCCGGGCGGCCAGAATTATGTCGCGCTGGAAGATCAACTCGATATTCCCATCAGGATATTGAGTAATCATGACATCAAGGGCAAGATCCTCACCGACAAAGAAGATATCTCTTATACGGCAGCAGGAGGAATTCTTGAGTCTTTATGGCCCGGGGCCAGGGGCTTCAACCTCCTCGGGAAAGGGGTGCACGGAAAGACAAAGATACCCATGGCAGTCACCCTCGTCCTCCTCTTCATCCTCCTTGTCTCCTGGATCCCCTATGCCATGCTCCCCCTCCAGAGAGAAGAAAAAAGGCTTGCGGAGATCGACCGCCAGATATCGCTCCGGAAAGAAGAGGTCGGTAAAGCAGAAGCGTTGAAGAAAGAGGTACAGGCTTTGACGAACGAGATAACCGCTATCAGGGACTTCAAAGAGGCAAAACCCATGGCCCTTGTTATTCTAAAAGAGCTTACCACGATCCTGCCGAAGAGCGCGTGGCTCACGAGAATAAAAATGACAGGCACGACCATAGATATTGAGGGATACGCCGGTTCTGCTTCGGAGATACTCCCCAAACTGGAGCAATCGCAATATTTCAAAAAGGTTGAATTTACGTCACCTACTGTCAGGGATACACGATTGAATGCAGACAGGTTTGTGGTGAAAATGGAGATAGAGGGTTTCGGCAAAGAAGGAGGAGAAAAGACAAAAGATGGAAACAAGAAGTAA